One Setaria italica strain Yugu1 chromosome II, Setaria_italica_v2.0, whole genome shotgun sequence DNA segment encodes these proteins:
- the LOC101757378 gene encoding uncharacterized protein LOC101757378 translates to MGNCLETSRRGRSGGGGGSVHYSKTNPVWVEEEVGRKEEEEEEARKGESAPAAGAAATEVKIRITRKQLEELLRRVEDGKESGDGVPVRDVISELLYVASTSSNFRHRDEGQWRPSLQSIPE, encoded by the coding sequence ATGGGGAACTGTCTCGAGACGTCTCGTCGCGGTCGCTCCGGTGGCGGAGGTGGCTCCGTGCATTACTCCAAGACGAACCCCGTGTgggtggaggaggaagtggggaggaaggaggaggaggaggaggaggcgcgtaAGGGCGAGAGCGCGCCGGCAGCGGGGGCAGCGGCGACGGAGGTGAAGATCCGGATCACGAGGAAGCAGCTGGAGGAGCTGCTGCGGCGCGTAGAGGATGGCAAGGAAAGCGGCGACGGCGTGCCGGTCCGGGATGTCATCTCGGAGCTCCTGTACGTGGCCAGCACCAGCTCCAACTTCCGGCACAGGGATGAGGGGCAGTGGCGGCCGTCGCTGCAGAGCATACCCGAGTGA